The following coding sequences are from one Haliotis asinina isolate JCU_RB_2024 chromosome 3, JCU_Hal_asi_v2, whole genome shotgun sequence window:
- the LOC137277813 gene encoding isatin hydrolase-like, giving the protein MKYHGSSVIFITVLLPLISGEMKVIDLTWAHRKDMPQWPGEGIPKFNLNIINRGFLAKFWYEINSFVTPEHAGTHFDSPAHFSKGKWRAHEIPPERLIGPAVVIDVTSQAERDHDYRVTKSDFDRYEREHGRIPYGAIVLMNSGWGSRFQDKNLVFNSEKVDDPSTFHFPGYHEDAISWLLTNRNVSMVGVDTPSVDYGQSTTFKVHMLLGENGIIGLENVANTDQIPVTGATIFVGAIKLFDGSGGPARILATFDPQVSHEFKTTWIVVIVTSLLLGIYGVYSTCFKIRRARQ; this is encoded by the exons ATGAAGTATCATGGAAGCTCTGTCATTTTCATCACCGTTCTGCTACCTTTAATCAGCGGCGAGATGAAAGTGATTGACCTCACCTGGGCCCACAGAAAGGACATGCCCCAGTGGCCAGGCGAGGGAATTCCGAAATTCAACTTAAACATCATCAACCGCGGCTTCCTCGCCAAGTTCTG GTACGAAATAAACTCGTTTGTTACTCCCGAACACGCAGGGACGCACTTCGATTCCCCCGCCCACTTTTCCAAAGGTAAATGGAGGGCACACGAGATTCCTCCCGAGCGTCTGATTGGTCCTGCGGTGGTTATcgacgtgacgtcacaagcggAAAGGGATCACGATTACAGAGTGACAAAGTCTGACTTTGACAGGTACGAACGAGAACACGGTCGAATCCCATATGGTGCCATTGTACTCATGAACTCGGGTTGGGGCTCCCGTTTTCAAGACAAGAACCTTGTTTTCAACAGCGAGAAGGTTGACGACCCCTCCACTTTCCATTTCCCGGGTTATCACGAGGACGCCATTTCCTGGCTCTTGACCAACAGAAACGTCAGTATGGTTGGGGTGGACACTCCCTCCGTGGACTACGGGCAGTCGACGACCTTCAAAGTTCACATGCTTTTGGGAGAGAACGGAATTATCGGACTAGAAAATGTGGCTAACACTGACCAGATCCCAGTCACAGGAGCCACAATATTTGTGGGTGCAATTAAGTTGTTCGACGGAAGTGGCGGACCTGCCCGAATTCTAGCGACCTTTGACCCGCAAGTTTCCCATGAGTTCAAGACAACATGGATTGTTGTCATAGTTACCAGTTTATTGTTGGGCATCTACGGTGTATACAGCACGTGTTTTAAGATACGTAGAGCACGCCAGTGA
- the LOC137278822 gene encoding uncharacterized protein yields the protein MDSVRFQLTLEQVESLVSKGAVQEIPLQDLTPGFYSPVFVRPKRNSGKWRLIHDLKEFNSSYLEQPPYFRLLTVPSAMRLLEPSDYMVSLDLQDAYLHIPIHLADHRYLRFVLGGRHFQWNVLPFGISSAPWLFTRVTQPIVQFLHELQVQFLMYLDDGFAHNPSPSILEAQRDLVIHLLRRLGWLVNLEKSDLVPTTSLQYLGAILDTVAFKAFVPKERMTRLAPLMTRALSEPLSLRQWQRILGLLTSAQDLTIRGRLMLRPLQVFLNEHVRETHCLHPISLPPHLRHFLTWWQVDDNVLKGVPLRTPLPTSHLFVDASTQGWGAHLGSDQTAGTWSAAQQDRHINVLELDAVRLAILHWSVPLRHQTLLVHTDSSVAAWTINRQGSTRATPLLDLTLRLFELVDRLCLSIHAVHIPGAKNVLADVLSRPDAPPSTEWQLNPRTFQSLCLQFGRPMLDLFATRLNCQLPIYVSPVPDPAAWAVDALSLEWEGMDAYAFPPPAVLAQVVAKLQTTKSIRLLLVAPMGLRNSGYSKRVASALASSQRKTTQKLYDFQWGSFSSFCEDNGVEAGSATLPQIADYLVHLRNVRGLKASSINTNLAAIMSVIRKRSPGLDISVLRELIKSFRQAEGRRKPRAPEWDLAVVLDHLKSDFYDPLEEAPLLRVTVKTTFLVAMASAARISELHALQADLLRCEATDGGSASLSLAPDFVCKNQQADELGRTFHIPSLGPLVDPTEEGALSLCPVRALRVYTDRTRSLRQGRRRLFLPHSQRSKREIDRRALGVYLRSAIIEAYKGQDRPLPTRTNPHKIRAVSATMAYHRNIAVADIMAGCFWKSGLVFANHYLRTLSNEDLAGISRLGPQVFAQQRTGGPYPLIRRGAAPL from the exons atggactcggtcaggttccaaCTCACCTTAGAGCAGGTGGAGTCTCTAGTCTCCAAGGGGGCAGTTCAGGAAATCCCCCTCCAGGATCTGactcccgggttctattcccccgtTTTTGTCAGGCCCAAACGCAACTCGGGGAAATGGCGGCTGATTCACGACTTGAAGGAGTTCAACTCCTCCTACCTCGAACAGCCGCCATATTTTCGACTCTTGACTGTTCCATCAGCCATGCGGTTACTGGAGCCCTCGGACTACATGGTGTCCCTCGACCTCCAGGATGCGTACCTGCACATCCCCATTCACTTGGCGGATCACAGGTACCTCCGTTTCGTCCTGGGGGGCAGGCACTTTCAGTGGAATGTCCTCCCGTTCGGGATTTCCTCTGCCCCATGGCTGTTCACTCGTGTGACCCAACCCATCGTCCAGTTCCTCCACGAACTCCAGGTCCAATTCCTTATGTACCTGGACGATGGGTTCGCTCACAACCCTTCGCCCTCCATTCTCGAGGCGCAACGGGACCTCGTCATCCACCTCCTTCGACGCCTAGGGTGGCTAGTGAACCTGGAGAAGTCGGACCTGGTACCAACCACCTCTCTCCAATACCTAGGTGCCATACTGGATACAGTAGCCTTCAAGGCTTTTGTACCCAAGGAGCGGATGACCAGGCTAGCGCCCCTGATGACTCGGGCACTATCAGAGCCCCTGTCCCTCAGGCAGTGGCAGCGGATATTGGGCCTCCTGACGTCAGCCCAGGACCTAACCATAAGGGGGAGGCTGATGCTCCGACCTCTTCAGGTGTTCCTCAACGAGCACGTCAGGGAGACCCACTGTCTTCACCCAATAAGTCTCCCACCTCACCTCAGACACTTCCTCACCTGGTGGCAAGTGGACGACAACGTCCTCAAAGGAGTTCCCCTAAGGACACCTCTCCCGACCAGTCACCTTTTCGTGGACGCCTCCACCCAAGGATGGGGCGCTCACTTGGGGTCGGACCAGACGGCAGGTACCTGGTCGGCAGCCCAGCAGGACcggcacatcaatgtgctggaGTTGGACGCCGTACGACTTGCCATCCTCCATTGGTCCGTTCCCCTCAGGCACCAGACCTTACTGGTCCACACGGACAGCTCAGTCGCAGCCTGGACGATCAACCGTCAAGGCTCCACCAGAGCCACTCCTCTCCTAGACCTGACCCTCCGCCTGTTCGAACTGGTAGACAGGCTCTGCCTGAGCATCCATGCAGTTCACATTCCAGGAGCCAAGAACGTCCTGGCAGATGTTCTCTCCCGGCCGGACGCGCCTCCTTCGACAGAGTGGCAACTGAACCCGCGGACGTTTCAGTCCCTCTGTCTCCAGTTCGGCAGGCCCATGTTGGATCTGTTTGCCACCAGGCTGAACTGCCAGCTCCCGATCTATGTATCCCCCGTGCCGGACCCAGCGGCCTGGGCCGTCGATGCACTGTCGTTAGAGTGGGAAGGGATGGACGCTTATGCCTTCCCTCCCCCAGCGGTTCTAGCACAGGTAGTGGCCAAGCTTCAGACCACCAAGTCCATCAGACTGCTTCTGGTGGCTCCCAT GGGGCTCAGGAACAGTGGATACTCCAAGCGAGTAGCCTCGGCCTTGGCTTCCTCACAGAGGAAAACCACGCAGAAGCTCTACGACTTCCAGTGGGGTTCCTTTTCCTCCTTCTGTGAAGACAACGGCGTGGAGGCCGGTTCTGCCACTCTTCCCCAGATAGCTGATTATCTGGTTCACTTGCGCAACGTTCGAGGGCTCAAGGCCTCCTCCATTAACACCAATCTGGCGGCCATCATGTCCGTTATAAGGAAGAGGTCGCCGGGACTGGACATTTCTGTACTGAGGGAGCTCATCAAGTCTTTCCGACAGGCGGAGGGTCGGCGCAAGCCGAGGGCTCCTGAGTGGGATCTGGCAGTGGTCCTTGACCACCTCAAGTCAGATTTTTATGACCCTCTGGAAGAGGCTCCCCTCCTCCGCGTCACGGTGAAGACCACCTTTCTAGTGGCCATGGCCTCGGCGGCCCGAATATCGGAGCTTCACGCTCTTCAGGCGGATCTCCTGAGATGTGAGGCCACGGATGGAGGATCTGCGTCCTTGAGCCTCGCCCCCGACTTCGTTTGCAAGAACCAACAGGCAGACGAACTGGGACGTACCTTCCACATCCCTTCCTTAGGGCCGTTGGTAGACCCGACGGAGGAGGGAGCACTCTCTCTCTGCCCTGTCAGGGCTCTCCGAGTGTATACCGACCGTACCCGCTCCCTTAGGCAGGGGCGGCGGAGGCTCTTCCTCCCTCACTCCCAGAGGAGCAAAAGGGAGATTGATCGGAGAGCTCTTGGGGTATACCTTCGGTCGGCCATCATAGAGGCCTACAAAGGCCAGGACAGACCTCTTCCGACTCGAACCAACCCACACAAGATCAGGGCCGTCTCGGCCACCATGGCTTATCACCGCAACATTGCGGTGGCGGACATCATGGCGGGCTGCTTCTGGAAGTCTGGCTTGGTGTTCGCCAACCACTATTTACGAACCCTCTCCAACGAGGATCTGGCGGGCATTTCAAGGCTAGGACCCCAGGTCTTTGCCCAGCAAAGAACGGGGGGTCCTTACCCTTTAATTCGGCGCGGGGCTGCTCCTCTTTAG
- the LOC137277812 gene encoding isatin hydrolase-like, with the protein MKYDSSVICISVLLPLIHGEIKVVDLSWAHKKGMPQWPDKGIPKFNFTIGNRGLLAKLWQEFNWFVTPEHAGTHFDAPSHFAKGKWRAHEIPPERLIGPAVVIDVTSQAERDHDYRVTKSDFDRYEREHGRIPYGAIVLMNSGWGSRFQDKNLVFNSEKFDDPSTFHFPGYHEDAIFWLLTSRNVSMVGVDTPSLDYGQSTDFRVHVLVGENGIIGLENVANTDQIPVAGGTIFVGAIKLFDGSGGPARILATFDPLVSPDHNTTWIVVIVTSILFGIYGIYNTCFRVQRAGARHTD; encoded by the exons ATGAAGTATGACAGCTCTGTCATCTGCATCAGCGTTTTGCTACCTTTAATCCATGGTGAGATCAAAGTGGTAGATCTTTCCTGGGCCCACAAGAAAGGCATGCCCCAGTGGCCAGACAAGGGAATTCCAAAATTCAACTTTACCATTGGAAATCGTGGTCTCCTCGCTAAGCTCTG GCAAGAATTCAACTGGTTTGTTACTCCCGAACACGCAGGAACGCATTTCGATGCCCCCTCCCACTTTGCCAAAGGGAAATGGAGGGCACATGAGATTCCCCCCGAACGTCTGATTGGTCCTGCGGTGGTTATcgacgtgacgtcacaagcggAAAGGGATCACGATTACAGAGTGACAAAGTCTGACTTCGACAGGTACGAACGAGAACACGGTCGAATCCCATATGGTGCCATTGTACTCATGAACTCGGGTTGGGGCTCCCGTTTTCAAGACAAGAACCTTGTTTTCAACAGCGAGAAGTTTGACGACCCCTCCACTTTCCATTTCCCGGGTTATCACGAGGATGCCATTTTCTGGCTGTTGACTAGTAGAAACGTCAGTATGGTTGGGGTGGACACTCCCTCCTTGGACTACGGGCAGTCGACGGACTTCAGAGTTCACGTACTGGTTGGAGAGAACGGAATTATCGGACTAGAAAATGTGGCTAACACTGACCAGATCCCAGTCGCAGGAGGCACAATATTTGTGGGTGCAATTAAGTTGTTCGACGGAAGTGGCGGACCTGCCCGAATTCTAGCGACCTTTGACCCGCTTGTTTCCCCTGATCACAACACAACGTGGATTGTTGTCATAGTTACCAGTATATTGTTTGGTATCTACGGCATATACAACACGTGTTTCAGAGTGCAGAGAGCAGGTGCGAGACATACTGACTAA